Proteins from a single region of Geothrix sp. PMB-07:
- the murA gene encoding UDP-N-acetylglucosamine 1-carboxyvinyltransferase: MDRLVIQGGHPLRGRIRVSGAKNAALPCLAAALLTKDPLVLSNLPAVADIRTMVKVLQALGTEASLEAHPDGFELTARLACAGSDDPKAPYDLVKTMRASILVLGPLLARFGKATVSLPGGCAIGARPVNLHLEALERMGALIEISHGYIHASVKGRLKAIDHTFEKVSVGATENILMAAALAEGTTVLRNAALEPEIGDLAQLLVEMGAQIEGIGTGTLTITGVAQLHGCEHAVIADRIEAGTYLCAVAAACGDVVLDRCEPEHLRSLLDLLERSGCVITEREGQDGRQLRIQREEGQKLRSKDVTTLPFPGFPTDLQAQVMAVMTQACGISVINEGIFENRFQHAMELERLGANLRTDGHTAIIAGPADLTGCTVMATDLRASAALVIAGLVARGETIVDRIYHLDRGYSGLEKKLQGVGARIERVGGGKV, translated from the coding sequence ATGGACCGACTGGTGATCCAAGGTGGACATCCCCTGCGGGGGCGCATCCGGGTATCCGGGGCGAAAAACGCGGCCCTGCCCTGCCTGGCCGCGGCATTGCTCACGAAGGATCCGCTGGTGCTGTCCAACCTGCCCGCCGTGGCGGACATCCGCACCATGGTGAAGGTGCTGCAGGCCCTGGGCACCGAGGCCTCCCTGGAGGCCCATCCTGACGGCTTCGAGCTCACGGCCCGTCTGGCCTGCGCGGGCAGCGACGATCCCAAGGCACCCTACGACCTCGTGAAGACCATGCGGGCCTCCATCCTCGTGCTGGGGCCGCTGCTCGCCCGCTTCGGCAAGGCCACCGTGAGCTTGCCCGGCGGCTGTGCCATCGGCGCCCGGCCCGTGAACCTGCACCTGGAAGCCCTGGAGCGCATGGGCGCCCTCATCGAAATCAGCCACGGCTACATCCACGCTTCTGTGAAAGGCCGCCTGAAGGCCATCGATCACACCTTCGAGAAAGTGAGTGTGGGGGCCACGGAAAACATCCTCATGGCCGCCGCCCTGGCCGAGGGCACGACCGTGCTGCGCAACGCGGCCCTGGAGCCGGAGATCGGCGACCTGGCGCAGCTGCTCGTCGAGATGGGTGCCCAGATCGAAGGCATCGGCACGGGAACGCTCACCATCACGGGCGTGGCACAGCTGCACGGCTGCGAGCACGCCGTCATCGCCGACCGCATCGAGGCGGGCACCTACCTCTGCGCTGTGGCCGCTGCCTGCGGCGACGTGGTGCTGGATCGTTGCGAACCCGAGCATCTGCGCTCCCTGCTGGACCTGCTGGAGCGCAGCGGGTGTGTCATCACCGAGCGGGAAGGCCAGGATGGCCGCCAGCTGCGCATCCAGCGTGAAGAGGGCCAGAAGCTCCGCTCGAAGGATGTCACCACCCTGCCCTTCCCCGGTTTTCCGACGGACCTTCAGGCCCAAGTCATGGCCGTCATGACCCAGGCCTGTGGCATCAGCGTCATCAACGAAGGCATCTTCGAGAACCGCTTCCAGCACGCCATGGAGCTGGAACGCCTCGGCGCCAACCTGCGCACCGATGGCCACACCGCCATCATCGCGGGCCCTGCCGATCTCACCGGCTGCACTGTCATGGCCACGGATCTGCGGGCCAGTGCGGCCCTTGTCATCGCGGGCCTGGTGGCCAGGGGCGAGACCATCGTGGACCGCATCTACCACCTGGATCGCGGCTACTCGGGCCTGGAGAAAAAACTCCAGGGCGTGGGCGCCCGCATCGAACGGGTGGGTGGCGGCAAGGTCTAG
- a CDS encoding YafY family protein — MRRADRLFQIVQLLRRDRISTAARLARELGISERTLYRDIADLMASGVPIESEAGVGYSLPRHFDLPPFMFNADEAEALLLGARVVAAWGDPALQKAADNLLRKVEAVLPAGRRKALSDLPFLVPDFHVPAETARFLGELRLGLREQRRVRISYSRADGTSSERVIQPLGLIFWGYRWHLAAWCELREALRTFRVDRIHASEVLDPFETHPGRSMADYLQLAQAGKGR, encoded by the coding sequence ATGCGCCGCGCGGACCGCCTGTTCCAGATCGTGCAGCTGCTGCGGCGGGATCGCATCAGCACCGCCGCCCGGCTCGCCCGAGAGCTGGGCATCAGCGAGCGCACGCTCTACCGGGACATCGCCGATCTCATGGCCTCGGGCGTGCCCATCGAGAGCGAGGCGGGCGTGGGCTACAGCCTGCCTCGGCACTTCGACCTGCCCCCATTCATGTTCAATGCAGACGAGGCGGAGGCCCTCCTGCTGGGCGCCCGGGTCGTGGCGGCCTGGGGCGATCCCGCGCTGCAGAAGGCCGCGGACAATCTGCTGCGGAAAGTGGAGGCCGTCCTGCCTGCGGGACGGAGAAAGGCGTTGTCGGACCTGCCTTTCCTTGTGCCGGATTTCCATGTGCCCGCTGAAACGGCCCGGTTCCTCGGTGAGCTGCGCCTGGGCCTGCGCGAGCAGCGTCGCGTGCGCATCTCCTATTCCCGAGCCGACGGCACCAGCTCCGAGCGTGTGATTCAGCCCCTGGGTCTGATCTTCTGGGGTTACCGCTGGCACTTGGCCGCCTGGTGCGAACTGCGTGAGGCCCTGCGCACCTTCCGCGTAGACCGGATTCACGCCAGCGAAGTGCTCGACCCCTTTGAAACCCACCCGGGCCGCAGCATGGCGGACTACCTCCAGCTCGCCCAGGCAGGCAAGGGCCGCTGA
- a CDS encoding DinB family protein: MPIAQTLLPEFTHEMAGLRRVIERLPEDHLAFRPHAKSFTLGDLANHLVTVPGWTVSTMTATELDFGLPEVRARQPKPSSTVEGLLRTLDKGVEEALEALSKAPDEAFSVVWTLKNEGQVILAMPRIAVYRGFVMNHLIHHRAQLAVYLRLLDRPVPALYGPSADEN, from the coding sequence ATGCCCATCGCTCAAACCCTTCTTCCCGAGTTCACCCACGAAATGGCGGGCCTTCGCCGCGTGATCGAACGTCTGCCCGAAGATCATCTGGCATTCCGACCCCATGCCAAATCCTTCACCCTCGGTGATCTGGCCAACCACTTGGTGACGGTGCCGGGTTGGACGGTTAGCACCATGACCGCCACGGAGCTGGATTTCGGACTGCCCGAAGTGCGCGCCCGGCAGCCCAAACCCAGCAGCACCGTCGAGGGACTCCTTCGCACCCTGGACAAGGGCGTCGAAGAGGCGCTGGAGGCCCTTTCCAAGGCCCCGGATGAAGCCTTCTCCGTCGTCTGGACCCTCAAGAACGAAGGACAGGTGATCCTGGCCATGCCGCGCATCGCCGTTTACCGGGGCTTCGTCATGAACCACCTGATCCACCACCGTGCCCAGCTTGCGGTCTACCTCCGTTTGCTGGACCGGCCGGTGCCCGCGCTTTACGGCCCCAGCGCCGACGAAAATTGA
- a CDS encoding ribose-phosphate pyrophosphokinase, with protein MFGEMKVFSGSSHPDLARGIATHMGMPLGRLKVTRFSNENIKVKVEENVREADVFVIQSSCPPVSDNLMELLILIDALKFASAARITAVLPYFPYARSDKKDEARISITARLVADLLETAGADRVLTMTLHAPQILGFFRKPADQLLATPILTNYFKTKDLSNATVVATDAGAAKFAGHFAKRLSVPMAIIDKRRFDDSEKAQSVALIGDVKGRDAIIYDDEIATGGSIKEAARILREFGARTVRVGVTHPVFSGNALETLNSANLDELVVTDSIPISPERAQQLPNLKVLSTAALFGDAILRIHGGRSISEMMD; from the coding sequence ATGTTCGGCGAGATGAAGGTGTTTTCCGGGAGCAGCCACCCGGATCTGGCGAGGGGCATCGCTACCCACATGGGCATGCCACTGGGGCGCCTGAAGGTCACCCGGTTTTCCAACGAGAACATCAAGGTGAAGGTCGAGGAGAACGTTCGCGAGGCCGATGTCTTCGTCATCCAGTCCTCCTGTCCGCCCGTCAGCGACAACCTGATGGAACTGCTCATCCTGATCGACGCCCTGAAGTTCGCATCCGCGGCCCGCATCACCGCCGTGCTGCCCTACTTCCCCTACGCCCGCAGCGACAAGAAGGACGAGGCGCGCATTTCCATCACGGCCCGCCTGGTGGCGGATCTGCTGGAGACCGCTGGCGCCGACCGCGTGCTGACCATGACCTTGCACGCGCCGCAGATCCTGGGCTTCTTCCGCAAACCCGCGGACCAGCTGCTGGCCACGCCGATCCTCACCAACTACTTCAAGACCAAGGATCTCTCCAACGCCACCGTGGTGGCCACGGATGCCGGCGCCGCCAAGTTCGCGGGCCACTTCGCCAAGCGGCTGTCGGTGCCCATGGCCATCATCGACAAGCGCCGCTTCGATGATTCCGAGAAGGCCCAGAGCGTGGCCCTCATCGGCGATGTGAAGGGCCGCGACGCCATCATCTACGACGATGAGATCGCCACCGGCGGCTCCATCAAGGAAGCGGCCCGCATTCTCCGCGAGTTCGGCGCCCGCACCGTGCGCGTCGGCGTCACCCACCCGGTGTTCTCGGGCAACGCCCTGGAGACCCTCAACTCCGCCAACCTCGACGAGCTGGTGGTCACGGACAGCATCCCCATTTCGCCCGAGCGCGCCCAGCAGCTGCCCAATCTCAAGGTGCTCTCCACCGCCGCCCTGTTTGGCGATGCGATTCTGCGCATCCACGGCGGCCGGAGCATCAGCGAGATGATGGACTGA
- a CDS encoding class I SAM-dependent methyltransferase, with product MEGALGPIEAPSLDLLGPLGPDIARLFTRSVSVLHRVSELYTARICLLLLLDLGWEARLRAGTTLDELCAGLPDQSRKPLAWMLPFLAAEGLLQAQEGRYLLNGEPDLDLAGLRALVAQEAPGHDVNFDLLDGVRTRIQPFFTEGKAGEGLLFDLSLFPLWLSYFRNENLVYLPNNLLTLLALRESLPEQARVLELGAGAGSFAQLVARQGGEEGWLSRIAEYRFTDVAPTFLRRAQRELKAAAPGLPLQFQMLDLNRPLGAQGIEPASLDAIVGINVLHVAQDLEGTLQNLRTHLKPGGRLVMGECVKPVLGQPLYLEFFFTFIRSFTDVQLDPEWRPVHGFLTPEAWEKALRHAGFGEVAFLPPPRPLMDRFPSFNASAITARA from the coding sequence ATGGAAGGCGCCCTCGGCCCCATCGAGGCTCCCAGCCTCGACCTGCTGGGGCCTCTGGGGCCCGACATCGCGCGCCTCTTCACGCGCTCAGTCAGTGTGCTGCACCGGGTGTCCGAGTTGTACACCGCCCGCATCTGCCTGCTTCTGCTGCTGGATCTGGGCTGGGAGGCCCGCCTCCGGGCGGGCACCACGCTTGATGAGCTCTGCGCGGGATTGCCCGATCAGAGCCGCAAACCCCTGGCCTGGATGCTGCCATTTCTGGCCGCGGAAGGGCTGCTCCAGGCACAGGAAGGGCGATACCTGTTGAACGGGGAACCGGATCTCGACCTCGCCGGGCTGCGGGCCTTGGTGGCGCAGGAGGCTCCGGGCCACGATGTCAACTTCGATCTGCTGGACGGGGTCCGCACGCGCATCCAGCCCTTCTTCACAGAGGGCAAGGCCGGCGAAGGCCTGCTCTTCGATCTGAGCCTCTTTCCGCTCTGGCTCTCCTACTTCCGCAACGAGAACCTGGTCTACCTGCCCAACAACCTCCTCACCCTGCTGGCCCTGCGGGAATCTCTGCCAGAGCAGGCCCGGGTGCTGGAACTGGGCGCGGGCGCGGGCTCCTTCGCGCAGCTGGTGGCCCGCCAGGGGGGCGAGGAAGGCTGGCTTTCCCGAATCGCCGAGTACCGCTTCACGGATGTGGCTCCCACCTTCCTCCGGCGCGCCCAGCGGGAACTGAAGGCCGCCGCCCCGGGCCTGCCCCTCCAGTTCCAGATGCTGGATCTCAACCGGCCCCTGGGTGCCCAGGGCATCGAGCCCGCCAGCCTGGATGCCATCGTGGGCATCAACGTGCTTCATGTGGCCCAGGATCTCGAGGGCACCCTGCAGAACCTCCGCACCCACCTGAAGCCCGGTGGCCGCCTGGTGATGGGCGAGTGCGTGAAGCCAGTGCTGGGACAGCCCCTCTACCTGGAATTCTTCTTCACCTTCATCCGCAGCTTCACCGATGTGCAGTTGGATCCAGAGTGGCGGCCCGTGCATGGGTTCCTCACGCCAGAAGCCTGGGAGAAAGCCCTGCGCCATGCGGGTTTCGGTGAGGTGGCATTCCTTCCGCCCCCGCGCCCCCTCATGGACCGGTTCCCCTCCTTCAACGCCTCAGCCATCACCGCCCGGGCCTGA
- a CDS encoding DUF4382 domain-containing protein — protein MRPSSQAFTLLLAPAISALALSLACGGSSSGSPTATAPAAPATGATSIILTDAPSDQWNAIEVVVTKVTLLNKADHTKEVVAFQGTSSKINLVDLDSVGELLASAQLPAGTYDAVRITIDPASVNLVKSDGTTVPPSQVHVQGATVQVALSSDLVVTASGSNAVQIDFDLGHPLFLVQMPNGDWSLNLQARHRPIVGSLAQLAFRHRKGTIASVSATGFVLHTDAGNDLTVNVDTGAWFYDVDAKAVGSLAGLTAGKNALVKLRMQPDGSLWAVRVWYSASALQGWTPEGHVLSVDRAANRMLVTTNGSVPRVIAIDSDTAFTFHESQALGTGQSVLGDVWAGFKVQVEVKDPLQVPMHASSVNIQRAVDGGVIKTATATSFTYHHPWAGDRDHAYANPFTWWYLGFPGVTSTLPGDFASAVTGAGDVRVQGVSDLVWNSGSSAWDASTAVFLPVALPQGTISTSYSNGALGFTFTNSSAASQAITVNLNTTVGAQPAVVEVARQAGVVTVNPIDVSAWGTKLVSPAKARVAVVPKPDGTFSAYAVVVFTGF, from the coding sequence ATGCGCCCTTCCAGCCAAGCCTTCACCCTCCTGCTGGCGCCCGCGATCAGCGCCTTGGCCCTGTCCCTGGCCTGCGGCGGCAGTTCCTCGGGCAGTCCCACGGCGACCGCACCCGCAGCGCCAGCCACCGGTGCAACGTCCATCATCCTCACGGACGCGCCCTCCGATCAGTGGAATGCCATCGAGGTGGTGGTCACCAAGGTGACGCTCCTGAACAAGGCCGATCACACCAAGGAGGTGGTGGCCTTCCAGGGAACTTCTTCCAAGATCAATCTGGTGGATCTGGATAGCGTGGGTGAGCTGCTGGCCTCAGCCCAGCTGCCCGCGGGCACCTATGACGCGGTGCGCATCACCATCGATCCCGCCAGCGTGAACCTGGTGAAGTCCGATGGCACCACCGTGCCCCCCAGCCAAGTGCATGTGCAGGGGGCGACGGTGCAGGTGGCCCTCAGCTCAGATTTGGTGGTGACGGCCTCCGGCAGCAACGCCGTGCAGATCGATTTCGACCTGGGGCACCCCCTCTTCCTGGTGCAGATGCCGAACGGTGACTGGTCCCTGAACCTGCAGGCCCGGCACCGGCCCATCGTAGGCAGCCTGGCCCAGCTGGCCTTCCGTCACCGCAAGGGCACCATCGCTTCTGTGAGTGCCACGGGCTTCGTGCTGCACACGGATGCGGGCAACGATCTCACCGTGAACGTGGATACCGGGGCCTGGTTCTACGATGTGGATGCCAAGGCCGTGGGCAGCCTCGCGGGCCTGACCGCGGGGAAGAACGCGCTGGTGAAGCTGCGCATGCAGCCTGATGGCAGCCTCTGGGCCGTGCGCGTGTGGTACAGCGCCAGCGCCCTGCAGGGCTGGACGCCCGAGGGCCATGTGCTGAGCGTGGACCGGGCCGCCAACCGGATGCTGGTCACCACCAACGGCAGTGTGCCCCGGGTGATCGCCATCGATTCGGACACCGCGTTCACCTTCCACGAAAGCCAGGCCCTGGGCACCGGCCAGTCGGTGCTGGGCGATGTGTGGGCGGGCTTCAAGGTGCAGGTGGAGGTCAAGGATCCTCTGCAGGTACCCATGCACGCCAGCTCCGTGAACATCCAGCGGGCTGTGGATGGCGGCGTCATCAAGACCGCCACCGCCACCTCCTTCACCTACCACCACCCTTGGGCCGGGGACCGCGATCATGCCTACGCCAACCCCTTCACGTGGTGGTACCTGGGCTTCCCCGGGGTGACCTCCACGCTGCCAGGCGATTTCGCCTCGGCCGTGACGGGCGCGGGCGATGTGCGCGTGCAGGGCGTCAGCGACCTGGTGTGGAACAGCGGCAGCAGCGCCTGGGATGCCAGCACCGCCGTCTTCCTGCCGGTGGCCCTGCCCCAGGGCACCATCAGCACTTCCTACAGCAATGGTGCCCTCGGCTTCACCTTCACCAACTCCTCTGCCGCCAGCCAGGCCATCACGGTCAACCTCAACACCACCGTGGGCGCTCAGCCCGCCGTGGTGGAAGTGGCCAGGCAGGCCGGGGTGGTGACGGTCAATCCCATCGACGTGAGCGCCTGGGGGACCAAGCTGGTCAGCCCCGCGAAGGCCCGCGTGGCCGTGGTGCCCAAGCCTGACGGCACTTTCTCGGCCTATGCGGTGGTGGTGTTCACGGGCTTCTGA
- the chrA gene encoding chromate efflux transporter has translation MPDQRGHESHPQALPLKPLAGLFLRLGLTAFGGPAAHIAMMEDEVVRRRKWMDHTSFLDLLGLCNLLPGPNSTELAMAIGRAQAGWRGLLLAGLCFIVPASLLTLALAAVYVHYGRLPAAQGFLLGLKPVVLAIVAQAVWNLGRSALRTWRNVLLGVSVLTASLLGLQEALLILGAGALSLLLARPRTQTSAFSLMVLPSTAAAVSLPFTLSGLFWVFLKVGATLFGSGYVLVAFLRTDLVHRLGWLTETQLLDAVAVGQVTPGPVFTTATFIGFLLGSWRGALVATTAIFLPAFLLVALGSLLLPRIRKSPALSAFMNGVNAAAVGLMATALWDLGRATLASPWTILLGLAAAWLLIRQRINPTWVLLGGGLSGYLFHFRA, from the coding sequence ATGCCTGATCAGCGCGGCCATGAATCCCATCCGCAGGCGCTGCCGCTGAAGCCATTGGCAGGGCTTTTCCTGCGGCTGGGACTCACGGCTTTCGGCGGCCCCGCCGCCCACATCGCCATGATGGAAGACGAAGTGGTTCGCCGGCGGAAGTGGATGGATCACACCTCCTTCCTCGACCTGCTGGGCCTTTGCAACCTGCTGCCCGGGCCCAACTCCACTGAACTGGCCATGGCCATCGGCCGGGCCCAGGCGGGGTGGCGCGGGCTGCTGCTGGCGGGCCTCTGCTTCATCGTGCCCGCCTCGCTGCTGACCCTCGCCCTGGCCGCCGTGTACGTGCATTACGGCCGCCTGCCCGCAGCCCAGGGCTTCCTGCTGGGTCTGAAGCCCGTGGTGCTGGCCATCGTGGCCCAGGCGGTTTGGAATCTCGGGCGTTCCGCTCTGCGCACCTGGCGCAACGTGCTGCTGGGTGTGTCGGTGCTGACCGCCAGCCTCCTCGGCCTTCAGGAGGCCCTGCTCATCCTGGGTGCCGGAGCCCTCTCCCTGTTGCTGGCGCGGCCCAGGACGCAGACATCCGCTTTCAGCCTGATGGTGCTGCCCTCGACGGCCGCGGCCGTCAGCCTGCCCTTCACCCTCAGCGGCCTCTTCTGGGTGTTCCTGAAAGTGGGCGCCACGCTCTTTGGCAGTGGCTACGTGCTGGTGGCCTTCCTCCGCACGGATCTGGTGCATCGCCTGGGCTGGCTTACGGAAACCCAGCTGCTCGATGCGGTGGCCGTGGGCCAGGTGACGCCAGGCCCCGTCTTCACCACCGCCACCTTCATCGGGTTCCTGCTCGGCTCCTGGCGCGGCGCCCTGGTGGCCACCACGGCCATCTTCCTGCCGGCTTTTCTGCTCGTGGCCCTCGGCAGCCTGCTGCTGCCGCGCATCCGCAAATCACCGGCGCTGTCCGCCTTCATGAACGGCGTGAACGCTGCGGCCGTGGGGCTCATGGCCACGGCCCTATGGGACCTGGGCCGAGCCACCCTGGCCTCGCCCTGGACCATCCTTCTGGGTCTGGCCGCGGCCTGGCTGCTCATCCGCCAGCGGATCAACCCCACCTGGGTACTCCTGGGCGGAGGCCTGTCGGGCTACCTGTTTCACTTCAGGGCATAA
- a CDS encoding YafY family protein, translating into MARAASRKVLESPRPDGGHLVKPERLQIVLEAIRDAGERGITKEGLARKLGGVAMRTVDRAVQLLEEQGARFGKAREGRPAIIHFTLEKAPDWDSRITPHARMALEVALMALEGTATELWFDQLEGLRTLADSHLSTRDRDLFRALQEHVCVRGGADDQQALDTKMLTQVLLALGHPEGPRELELTYAAASTGRTSARTVVPFTLTHDVFSGGAFLLAWDAAKQEPRHFRLARIEEAKALTRRGLIPDKRPLEQARELQIGGWYRQAEPMQIQVRVSGTNWPQALLDAPPALPGVTVRKEKGGTVLLGFQATELSGPTRFILQFGAEAEVLEPKVLREHLAKTLKAMAARYR; encoded by the coding sequence ATGGCCCGCGCTGCGTCCCGCAAGGTGCTTGAATCCCCCCGCCCGGATGGCGGCCATCTGGTGAAGCCCGAGCGGCTTCAAATCGTGCTGGAGGCCATCCGCGATGCCGGGGAGCGGGGCATCACCAAGGAGGGCCTGGCCCGCAAGCTGGGTGGCGTGGCCATGCGCACCGTGGACCGCGCGGTGCAGCTGCTGGAGGAGCAGGGTGCCCGCTTCGGCAAGGCCCGGGAAGGCCGCCCCGCCATCATCCACTTCACCCTGGAGAAGGCCCCGGATTGGGACAGCCGCATCACGCCCCATGCCCGCATGGCCCTGGAAGTGGCGCTCATGGCCCTGGAAGGCACGGCCACGGAGCTGTGGTTCGATCAGCTGGAGGGCCTGCGCACCCTGGCGGACAGCCACCTCAGCACCCGCGACCGCGACCTCTTCCGCGCCCTGCAGGAACACGTCTGCGTGCGCGGCGGCGCCGACGACCAGCAGGCCCTGGACACCAAAATGCTCACCCAGGTGCTGCTGGCCTTGGGCCATCCCGAGGGCCCGCGCGAACTGGAACTCACCTACGCTGCGGCTTCCACGGGGCGCACCAGCGCCCGCACCGTGGTGCCCTTCACCCTCACCCACGATGTGTTTTCCGGCGGCGCCTTCCTGCTGGCCTGGGATGCCGCCAAGCAGGAGCCCCGGCACTTCCGCCTCGCCCGCATCGAAGAGGCCAAGGCCCTCACGCGGCGGGGGCTGATTCCCGACAAGCGCCCCCTGGAACAGGCCCGGGAGCTGCAGATCGGCGGCTGGTACCGGCAAGCGGAGCCCATGCAGATCCAGGTGCGCGTCTCCGGCACCAACTGGCCCCAGGCCCTGCTGGACGCACCCCCTGCCCTGCCCGGCGTGACCGTGCGGAAGGAGAAGGGCGGCACCGTCCTGCTGGGCTTCCAGGCCACCGAGCTGTCCGGCCCCACGCGCTTCATCCTGCAGTTCGGGGCTGAGGCGGAAGTGCTCGAACCGAAGGTGCTGAGGGAGCACCTGGCCAAGACACTCAAGGCCATGGCCGCCCGGTACCGCTAA
- a CDS encoding 1-acyl-sn-glycerol-3-phosphate acyltransferase: protein MKPLDAKDCWAPRPLETLRRPLGFLPAADRWLLRALLWLLGPLVRVEAPTALATPGPVIFAFTHSTFFETLFAALVLCFHRQERVAFLVDWMYGRLPGFRWLVAKVDPIYVWNKRSQFGWINRHKGARPPRTAWEEAAERLALGRALAIFPEGKAHRDPQQLRKGRRGLGHMALTAAAVVVPVGIDFPLRRTKGRIPRVGRLLFRVGLPMAFPAESSAYRSSQDPRHQAQLADSATHGVMLELARLSGRAYPYPAIHPC, encoded by the coding sequence GTGAAGCCGCTGGATGCCAAGGACTGCTGGGCCCCCCGTCCTCTGGAAACCCTGCGACGGCCACTCGGCTTCCTGCCAGCCGCGGACCGATGGCTGCTGCGGGCCCTTTTGTGGCTGCTGGGCCCCCTCGTCCGGGTAGAGGCCCCAACGGCCTTGGCCACGCCCGGGCCTGTGATCTTCGCCTTCACGCATTCCACGTTTTTCGAGACCCTCTTCGCCGCCCTGGTGCTCTGCTTCCACCGCCAGGAGCGGGTGGCCTTCCTGGTGGATTGGATGTACGGCCGCCTGCCCGGATTCCGTTGGCTGGTGGCCAAGGTGGATCCCATCTACGTCTGGAACAAGCGTTCCCAGTTTGGCTGGATCAACCGCCACAAGGGCGCCAGGCCACCGCGTACGGCCTGGGAGGAGGCGGCGGAGCGGCTGGCTCTGGGCCGTGCCCTGGCCATTTTCCCCGAAGGGAAGGCCCATCGGGATCCGCAGCAGTTGCGGAAGGGGCGCAGGGGCCTGGGCCACATGGCCCTGACGGCTGCCGCCGTGGTGGTGCCCGTGGGCATCGATTTTCCGCTGCGGCGGACCAAAGGCCGCATTCCCCGTGTCGGACGCCTGCTTTTCCGGGTGGGCCTCCCCATGGCCTTCCCGGCTGAATCCAGCGCCTACCGGTCCTCACAGGATCCCCGCCACCAGGCGCAGCTGGCGGATTCCGCCACCCACGGGGTGATGCTTGAGCTGGCCAGGTTGTCGGGCCGCGCGTATCCCTACCCAGCCATCCACCCATGCTGA